The genomic stretch AGGTAGTGAACGTTTGATTCGTTCTGCAATTGAATACGCTCTTGCTAATCAACTAACAAACGTCACAATTGTTCACAAAGGAAATATTCAAAAATTTACCGAAGGCGGCTTCCGTAAATGGGGTTACGAACTTGCAGAACGTGAATATGCTGATGAATTGGCAAGTGGGAAATTGGTTATGAATGACATCATTGCCGATAACTTCTTGCAACAAATCCTACTAAATCCTGAAAAATTTGATGTTGTCGCTTTGACAAACTTAAACGGTGACTATGCGAGTGATGCTCTTGCTGCTCAAGTTGGTGGTATCGGAATCTCACCTGGTGCTAATATCAACTACGTAACTGGACATGCAATCTTTGAAGCAACTCACGGAACAGCTCCTGATATTGCTGGAAAAGACATTGCTAATCCATGTTCTGTTCTTTTATCTGGTTGTATGTTGTTTGATTATATCGGATGGACAGAAGTTGCCAGCTTGATTTCTCAAGCAATTGAAACAACTTTTGCCAAAGGTCAATTTACAGCAGATTTGGCGCAAGGAAAAGCCGCTTGCTCAACAAGTGAATTTGCAGCTAAACTTATTGAAAATATGTAAAAGCTCGCC from Streptococcus ruminicola encodes the following:
- the icd gene encoding NADP-dependent isocitrate dehydrogenase, which gives rise to MADKITLENGQLVVSNHPIIPFIEGDGVGRDIWKNARAVFDAAVEKAYQGQKKVEWHELLAGKKAHEATGKWLPEETLDTIKEDLIAIKGPLETPVGGGIRSLNVTLRQELDLYACVRPVRYFKGIESPLKEPEKTSITIFRENTEDIYAGIEWEAGTAEVKKVIEFLQNEMSVSKIRFPETSSIGIKPISKEGSERLIRSAIEYALANQLTNVTIVHKGNIQKFTEGGFRKWGYELAEREYADELASGKLVMNDIIADNFLQQILLNPEKFDVVALTNLNGDYASDALAAQVGGIGISPGANINYVTGHAIFEATHGTAPDIAGKDIANPCSVLLSGCMLFDYIGWTEVASLISQAIETTFAKGQFTADLAQGKAACSTSEFAAKLIENM